The DNA segment CTGGTACTGAATGTGGAGATTTGATCAATAATGACGCGAGAATTCAGTTGGTATCTTTCACAGGATCTACAAGAATTGGTCGTCACGTATCAAAAACTGTTGCAGAACGTTTTGGAAATACAATCCTTGAATTAGGAGGAAATAACGCGATTATCGTTAGTGATCAAGCGGACATTAATATGGTATTAATCGGTGCTGTTTTTGGCGCGGTTGGTACTGCAGGACAAAGATGTACTTCTACAAGACGTCTAATTATTCACGAAAGTGTTTATGATAAAACAATCAGCGTTCTTAAAAATGCTTATGGCCAATTGAAAATTGGAAATCCTCTTAACGAGGAAAACCACGTTGGACCGCTTATCGATAAAGCTGCTGTAAAAGATTTTACTGATGCAATTGAAAAAGCAAAACAAGAAGGTGGAAAAATTCTTGTTGGCGGTGGAGTTGCCGAAGGTGAAGGCTACGAAAGCGGATGCTACGTTGTTCCTTGTATCATTGAAGCAGAAAATCACTATGAAATTGTTCAAGCAGAAACTTTTGCTCCGATTTTGTACGTAATGAAATATAGCACAATCGAAGAAGCGATTGCATTGCAGAATGGAGTTCCACAAGGACTTTCTTCTTCAATCTTTACAAATAGCCTTAGAGAAATGGAATTATTCTTATCTCAACAAGGTTCAGACTGTGGAATTGCCAATGTGAATATTGGAACTTCTGGAGCTGAAATCGGTGGCGCTTTTGGTGGTGAAAAAGAAACTGGTGGCGGAAGAGAATCTGGTTCAGATGCTTGGAAAGCTTATATGAGAAGACAAACAAATACCATCAATTACGGTACTAGTTTGCCTCTTGCACAAGGAATTAAATTTGACGTATAATCGTTGAATTCCAAATACAAAAAAACCGTCATAGCAATATGACGGTTTTTTTTATGAATTATTTTGAGAGAGAATTGCTCTCGAAAATTTGTTTTTAGAATCTGTAACCAAGGCTGATTCCAGCGTTCACTTCCACAGCATTAAAGCGCTCGTTCACTTCTTTGCTAAAGTTTCTACCCACATTTACGAATGGTCCAACTGCTAATTTGTCTTTAAAATTCCATTTGTATCCAGTTCCCAAACCAAGAATAAAACTGTTCATATCCGTCTCTACGACAAAGTTTTCTTTTTGTTCCTCAAAATCTCCAAAACGGTATTTTACAAATGGGGTTAGAAAATATCCAGAACCATTTCGCATTGTAGATAAGTACAGATTGTATGAAAGCATCACGCTATTCGTGTTGAATTTCTTGTGGCTTGAACCATTTTCTGGGAAGTACGAAAATCGATCGTTAATCAAAACATCAAGTCCTAAAGATTGATCTTGATCAAGGAAATATTCGTAACCAATTTCAGCCGAACCCATAACAATTGTATTTAGGAAATTGTATTTTATTTCGTGCTTATATTGTGAATATGCTCCAACAGAAAATAGGATCATCAGTCCTAAAATAAGAATCTTCTTCATAAGGTTAAGTTTTGCGCAAAGGTAGTATTAATTTCGACCTCTTTCGGAAGGATATAAATCAGGAAGTGCATCGCTCTGCCAAAATTCCTTAGTATCCGCATCAATGCAGGTTAGCGGGCCGTAAAAAGCAGCGCCAGTATCAATATTCCAGATATTCGCAATATTCATCGGAGTGGTCTGATTGCTCTTGGTAGTGGGAGTGTGCCCGATATATATCTCTTTATAATGCGTCAATCTTCGAGGATAATTCTCGTCACCTTTTTTGAGATTTCTGTCCATTGCCAGCGCCATTTCCCATAAAGTACGATCCCAAAAAACCATTCGGGGGAAATATTCTTTCTCAATTCCGTGCTGATTTGTAAAACCTGCGTGAACGTATAATTTATTTTGATCGTCAATATAAAAAGTTCGAAGTCGGCTTAGGAAACCAACGTGTCGGTCGCGATCTTCGTCCGTAAGTTTCGAATAGGCAATAATTGTCGATTCGCCGCCGTGCTGAAACCACAGTTCATTATCCTTGCCACCAAGCCATTCGAGGAGCAAATCGTCGTGGTTGCCGCGCATAAAAACGCAGGTATATTTTGTGTCAAGATAAATCAAGAAATCCAGTACCTGTGGGCTTTCGCTCCAACTATCCACATAGTCACCAAGAAAAATCAGTTTGTCATCAGTCCCTATAGATGCTCGTTCTATAAGCTGTCGCAAAGCACGCAAACCGCCGTGAATATCGCCAAATACCAAAGTTCTGCCCATTAATAATTTTTTTAGGATGTCTCAAAAAAGCGAACTGTTTAAAGTTCTGTAAAAATAAATTGAAAGTCAAAATTAGTAACTTCCAAAATAGTAGATTCACAAATATAAACAAAATCTATATTCATCTCGGCCGTAACGCCTTGGCTAATAGATAAAATTTGGTTAAAATATTGAGTTAGGTGCAGGATTTTTAGGGGTACGCTTTCGCGAAATTACTTCTGTTGCTAGGTGGAAGTGAAGTCTTCGGTAGGGCAGTTATTTTGTATCGACCTGACATTTATTTAGCTGCAAGATTTTGCCTCTTTTGAAGGTAGTTGTTTGGGTTGGGATTTAATTGAATTTAGATTTAAACAATTTAAAACATATAAAGCAACTAGTTCTTTTCCGTTAGCTGAAGTCCTTTTTAGCAATTGAATATATTTGGTCTGGGCAGGTTTGAATAAGAGCAGTTATTAAACTTTCTTCTCCCCCTATAATTGAAAATTGCAAATCATAATCTGAATTAATAGCCCATTTTTTTTGGTACTATAAATTAGACTTACAGTTTGTAATGTTTCTGACCACTGAATCGCCAATATGCAAATTGCTATTAGCAGCTGGCAAATTATGAATAACTCTTTGCGCAATCTTCAATGACTTTTATTACTACTTCTAATAATCCTGGAATAGTAATTTTTCCTTCTTCTTTTGTATAATTTCCGACACTTTTTTTGAAATATACCATTGAATTGAAAGGTGGTGGAAAACCGAAAGTAAATTTATGCGTGTTAATAAATACGTCTTCAATGTTTCTCAAAATATCTTTCGCTGCCTTTAAACTAACACGATAATATAATTCTGTTCTTTGTTCATCCGAATTTAGCCCAATTCGTAATTCATCACTTTCAATATTAGGAATAATACAATTAAAATTTTTATCAATAATCTCATTAACTAACAGGGGCAATTTTGCGACATTGAGTGATGTAAAGTCAAAAATTAATGACAAACGATTCAGTAAGATAAAATATGGATTTTCCCATGTATCTATCAGAACTCCATTTTCACTTAAATTCTCTGATTTTTGTATAAAATAGTTCAAGACAAAGTTAAACTGTTTTATTTTTTCTCTATTTTCAACTGTTTTCTTTATAATTGATTCAATATTGTCATCTGCTGTCAAAAGAATAAATGATCGTAAATATTCTTCTTGGTCAGGATTTAGTTTCCAATCATTATAATTTGATGATGAAGCTCTCCAAACGTTAATAATTACAAATTGTAGCGCAAGCCATTTTTGATTCTCGAAAGAAATATAATTACATTCATCTTTTTGTAATTCATATCTGTTTTTTCGAACAATATTGGAATATATCGTGCTTGTAAACTCGGCTTCAATAGGCCCAAATTTTTTCTCACACTTTCGACAAACTAGATTTCTATTTATAAGAGGATTTTTATTTTGCTCTATTTCTTCGTCTGAAAGTTCCTTACCAGTAATGGCTTCAATTTTTTCCGGTAAAACGCCCCTACCAAAAAAATCTAAGCCAATCTTATCAATCGAGATTTCGTATATTAATTCTTTGTCTTCTCTTTTTGTGTATCCGTCCTGATTTAATGCAGTTCTAATTATACTTTCTGTAAAAATATGTGACCCAACATTTTCAAGAACATTTTTCTCACACAGTTTACATAAGTCACTCATATTGTTTTTTTTGTAGGGTTTCACATTGCTTTCTTATAACGTTATGTATATCAGCTGTGGCGTGTTTTAGCACGAGCCATTTCATAAAAAAACTTGCCTTGGGAAAGCCGGAGGATTTTGCAAGTTAGGACAGACCAGGCCATAGCTTATAACGTGTGTTATCCAATTTACTTACTTCACAAGTCTTAATTGTGCAGAAATTTTTTCATCAATCAATT comes from the Flavobacterium ardleyense genome and includes:
- the amaB gene encoding L-piperidine-6-carboxylate dehydrogenase: MTNSDQFGIKEALQQLGIKDINEGTSTGLKSYANGKIIESYSPVDGTLIGKVKTSTKEDYEQAMAKAADAFKEWRMIPAPKRGEIVRQMGDELRKFKEPLGKLVSYEMGKSLQEGYGEVQEMIDICDFAVGLSRQLYGLTMHSERPMHRMYEQYHPVGTVGIISAFNFPVAVWSWNAMIAWVCGDVCIWKPSSKTPLCGIACQNIIQSVLERNNVPEGVSCLVTGTECGDLINNDARIQLVSFTGSTRIGRHVSKTVAERFGNTILELGGNNAIIVSDQADINMVLIGAVFGAVGTAGQRCTSTRRLIIHESVYDKTISVLKNAYGQLKIGNPLNEENHVGPLIDKAAVKDFTDAIEKAKQEGGKILVGGGVAEGEGYESGCYVVPCIIEAENHYEIVQAETFAPILYVMKYSTIEEAIALQNGVPQGLSSSIFTNSLREMELFLSQQGSDCGIANVNIGTSGAEIGGAFGGEKETGGGRESGSDAWKAYMRRQTNTINYGTSLPLAQGIKFDV
- a CDS encoding metallophosphoesterase, with amino-acid sequence MGRTLVFGDIHGGLRALRQLIERASIGTDDKLIFLGDYVDSWSESPQVLDFLIYLDTKYTCVFMRGNHDDLLLEWLGGKDNELWFQHGGESTIIAYSKLTDEDRDRHVGFLSRLRTFYIDDQNKLYVHAGFTNQHGIEKEYFPRMVFWDRTLWEMALAMDRNLKKGDENYPRRLTHYKEIYIGHTPTTKSNQTTPMNIANIWNIDTGAAFYGPLTCIDADTKEFWQSDALPDLYPSERGRN
- a CDS encoding DUF3575 domain-containing protein; translated protein: MKKILILGLMILFSVGAYSQYKHEIKYNFLNTIVMGSAEIGYEYFLDQDQSLGLDVLINDRFSYFPENGSSHKKFNTNSVMLSYNLYLSTMRNGSGYFLTPFVKYRFGDFEEQKENFVVETDMNSFILGLGTGYKWNFKDKLAVGPFVNVGRNFSKEVNERFNAVEVNAGISLGYRF